GACCGGACCGCCGGCGCCGGCGCCTACGCCGCCGCGGTGCGGCGCCTGCGCGCCGGGGAGCTGGTCGGGGTGTACCCGGAGGCCACGATCAGCCGCAGTTTCGAACTCAAGGAATTCAAAACCGGGGTGGCGCGGATGGCGCTGGAGGCGGCGGTGCCGGTCATCCCGCTGATCGTGTGGGGCGCCCAGCGCATCTGGACCAAGGACCACCCGAAACGGTTGGGCCGCAACCACACCCCGATCACCGTGGCCGTCGGCGCACCGATCCGCCCGGAGGGATCGGTGCCCGAGCTGCTGGTCACGGTGCATGCGCGGATGGCGGCGCTGCTGCACGAGGTGCAGCGTGACTACCCGCATCCGCCCGGGGCGTT
This sequence is a window from Mycolicibacillus parakoreensis. Protein-coding genes within it:
- a CDS encoding lysophospholipid acyltransferase family protein — protein: MEPVFRTLELGAALAVRATGTRIDYRDLEHLPTRGGAVVAINHTSYVDFLPAGLAVHRARRRLRFMIKAEMRRVPVVNFLISHTGTIAVDRTAGAGAYAAAVRRLRAGELVGVYPEATISRSFELKEFKTGVARMALEAAVPVIPLIVWGAQRIWTKDHPKRLGRNHTPITVAVGAPIRPEGSVPELLVTVHARMAALLHEVQRDYPHPPGAFWVPRQLGGAAPTPAQAKVLDEAELVHRARRVRR